The Thiorhodovibrio frisius genome segment GAAAATCGCCTATTATCTGGTGCATTCCATGGGCGCCGGAAAATCCTTCGGGCAGCTCGATCTGGAAGCCGCCGGCAATTTTGCCACTGCGGCCGCCGAGGCCAGCGTAGAGCGCATTATTTATCTCGGCGGCCTGGTGCCCGAGGATGCCGCAAGCGAACATATCGTCTCGCGCCGCGACACCGGCGATGTGCTGCGGCGCGGTAGCGTCCCGGTGACCGAGGTACGCGCGGGCATCATCGTCGGCCCCGGATCGGCGGCCTTTGAGGTGATGCGCGATCTGGTCTATCACCTGCCGATCATGATTACCCCGCGCTGGGTGCGCGCCAAGTCCCCGCCCATCGCGCTTGATAATCTGCTCACCTATCTGGTTGAGCTGGCGCGCCTGCCCGAGACCGGCGGCGGCATCTACGACACCGCCGGCCCCGAGACCCTGACCTACCAGCACATGATGCGCATTCTGGCCGAGGCCGGCGGACGGCGACCACCACTGATCATCCCGGTGCCGGTGCTCTCGCCCAAGTTGTCGTCTTACTGGCTGCGACTGATCACCTCGGTGCCAATCAATGTGGCGCGCGCCCTGATCGAAGGGCTAAAGCACGATTTCACCGCTGATGATGCCGAACTGCGCCGCCTGGTACCGCAGCGGCTGCTCGGCTTTCGCGAAGCGGTCGAGGCAGCCTTTGCCGCCGAGCGCGAGCATCGCATCACCACCCGTTGGGTTGAAGGAGCCTTTTCCGTGCGCAATCACCGTATTGACTATGCCTACTATGCCAAACGCGCCGGCGGCTCGGCCGAAACCAGCGCCTCACCGGCCGCCGTCTGGCGCGTCGTGACCGCCATTGGTGGCGAGACCGGCTATTACTATCTCAATGGGCTGTGGCAGTTGCGCGAGCGGCTCGACTGGCTCGCCGGCGGCCCCGGCCATCGCGGCGGACGCCGCCACCCAAGCGAGCTGCGCGTCGGCGACCGCATTGACTCCTGGAAGGTGATTGGCCTTGAGCCCGAACGCCGCCTAAGCCTAGCCTTTGGTATGAAAGCACCAGGCGCCGGCATGCTGGAATTCGAGCTGGAACCGCGCGCCGACGGTGGCACCCGATTAAATCTGACGGCTTACTGGCACCCCGCCGGGGTCTGGGGCCTACTTTACTGGTATAGCTTTGAGCCCGCGCATAAGGTCATCTTCAGCGGCACCGCGCGCGAGATCTGCCAGCGGGCTAGTTGAGAGTTGTCGGCGCCACTCTAATTTCATCAAATCCTCAATCAGAGCACCTGAAGCAACGCCGGCGTTGGCCAGGCGTCGGCTGGGATGTTGCGGCGGAGTTGTTCGGCACGGACGGCTGCGCGAGTTTTGGCGCCGAGAATGCCGTCGATTTTGCCGACATCGTAACCGAGGTCTTTGAGTGTTTGCTGTAGCTGCTTCATCTGCTCACCTGACAGGCCGGGGTCCGGTGCGCGCGGGTTGACCTTGCTGGCACCGTCCAGGCGGGTTGCAAAGTAAGCAGCAGTGGTGGCGTAGACCAGGGACTGATTCCATTCCAGGAAGACGTCCATGTTCGGATAGGCCAGAAAGGCCGGGCCGTGGCGGCCCATCGGCAGCAGCAGCGCGGCGGGTAACTCGGGGCTTGCGTAGCCATCGGCCAGCAGTTGGGAGCCGCTGGCGGTGCGCACGCCAAGCTCAACCCAACGGCTGCGCGGCAGGCGGTTGTAGAGACCGACCTCGGCCCAGGGCAGTTGCTCGGGGATTTGCACTTCTTCGAGCCAGGGCTCGCCAGCGCGCCAGCCGAGGTCTTGGAGCAGGCGCGCGGCGGTCAGTATCACGTCCGCCTTGGTGGCGCGCAGATCGATGCGGCCATCCCCGTTGCCGTCGGTTCCAAGGCGCAGATAATCGGACGGTAGCAGCTGAATCTGGCCGATCTCGCCCGCCCAGGCGCCTTTGAATTCATTCGCTGCCAGATCGCCATGATCGAGCAGTTCCAGCGCCGCCAGAAGCTGCTGGCGGAAGAAGGCCGCGCGGCGACAGTCGTGGGCCAAGGTGGCCAGGGCGCGCAGAGTGTCGAAATCGCCGAGCACCTGACCGTAGTCGGTTTCCAGCCCCCAGAAGGCGGTGATGACCGGCCCGGGCACGCCGTAACGCTGCTGGGCCTCGGCAAAAGTGCTGGCCCAATCGCGCAGATGCTCACGCCCAAGGCGCAGGCGGTAGCCATTGACCATGCGCCCGGCGAAGGTGAGCCAGTCTTGGGTGAACACTGCCTGAGAGCGGTCATGCGCCAGCACTTTGGGATCGGGCGACAGGGCGGCAAGCCGCGCCAGCGCCTGTTCGCTTCGGCCCTGAGCGCGGGCTTCGGCGGCGACACCCTGACGCCAGTCGGCGAAAGATCCGCCGCAAGGTGCCTGTTCCAGTTTCGGTTTCAGTGCAGGCTCTGGTGTCAGCTCCGGTATCGGGTCCTGTTCCTGCGCTGGCAACAGGGGCGAAAATAGCATCAAGAGCGCAGCAAGCGGCAACAACTGCCGTGGATTCCAAACCTTCATTGAACACCTCCTTTTCTTTCAGGATATACAAATCGCAAACTGATTTTCGGTTTTGGGTCGGGTGACGGCCACGGGGTCTCGGCGGCAGGACGCCGCCGGGAAGCCTACAGGGAAGTATTCACGGCGTCCCCGTGGCCGTCACCCGACCCAGAACGAGCCGAAATCTCAAAGGGTTTCGGTATAAAATCCGAGTTCGGCGACACACAACTCGGCGGTCATCTCGCGGCCAATGGCAACCAACCCGAGCCGTTTGAGCCGCGCCAGATCGAGTGGGCGGTCGATCCGATACGGCGCGAAATCCGCGAAGGGCAGCCGCACCAGAGTCCAGTCGGAGGTACTGGTAAAACCGGCACGATAGGACTGCCAGGGCAGGCGGGTCGCGGAGGTTTTAAGATGCAGGCTATAGTCCGCGCCATTGCCGCGCTGGACCAACCAGATGCCTGAGTAGTCGCTGGCGTCGAGTGGACCATCGGCGGCTAAATCCAGATTGATCTGGGCGAAGCCGCCGTTGTTCTCGAGGCTCACCTCGCCTTCCAGGCACAAAGCATCACGGTCGCCGCTCTGGATGCGATGCATGCGCGCACTCGAGACGCCGCCCATGACCTGATCACTGACGACGCGCCAGGAGGTGCCGAGTTGCGAGCGCCCGGCATCGCGAAAATCATCGATTAGCCAGCCTTGTGCCGGCCGCTCGAGCCCAGCCTCTGGTGCATCGCCGGAAAGCCCGGCGCTTGGCCCCCGTTCATCCGCCATACCAACCTCCCTCGCCAACAGGGCTACAATGAACAAAAATCCAATTCTAAAACTGGCAGACAGAGACCCGGCGCGCCTTACCCCGAACTGACAAAAGCCCCTGGCAGGGCCAGCTCGCGCCCCATTCTTTGCCGACCAAACCACTGAGTTCGCCTCCTGATCATGTCTCAAGAATCCAACCCTCCGTCATTCGTTGACCGCCTGCGCCAGAGCCTGAAAGGCCATCGTGGCGAGTATCTGGTGGCGATTCAGTTCGCGCTGATACTTATTTTTGCGATCATGCCAGCCTGGCATCCGGGCGTCGATAGCGCGCTACTGGCGACCCTGCGGCCCTGGTTGCTGCCGCTGGTGATTCCCGCCGCTGTGGTGGCCATACTCTTTGCCGGCTTCGGTTCACTGCACATCCGCGAGTACCTGACCCCCCTGCCCTACCCGGTTGATCACAATCAACTGGTGCAGACAGGGGTTTACAGTATCGTGCGTCATCCGCTCTACTCGAGTCAGCTCTTTGCCGCCTTTGCCTGGACGCTCTACAATCTCAGTCTGTCGCATCTGCTGGTACTGATCGCCGGCTTTGTCTTTTTCGATCATAAGGCGCGCAAGGAAGAAGCCTGGCTGACCGAGCGCCACTCGGACTATCCC includes the following:
- a CDS encoding DUF2867 domain-containing protein; its protein translation is MSESLAETTNERAAARADPGLCLVFGASGYIGGHLVPKLLAQGMRVRASARNQATLESRGWDQAEFVSADALKPESLGDALAGAKIAYYLVHSMGAGKSFGQLDLEAAGNFATAAAEASVERIIYLGGLVPEDAASEHIVSRRDTGDVLRRGSVPVTEVRAGIIVGPGSAAFEVMRDLVYHLPIMITPRWVRAKSPPIALDNLLTYLVELARLPETGGGIYDTAGPETLTYQHMMRILAEAGGRRPPLIIPVPVLSPKLSSYWLRLITSVPINVARALIEGLKHDFTADDAELRRLVPQRLLGFREAVEAAFAAEREHRITTRWVEGAFSVRNHRIDYAYYAKRAGGSAETSASPAAVWRVVTAIGGETGYYYLNGLWQLRERLDWLAGGPGHRGGRRHPSELRVGDRIDSWKVIGLEPERRLSLAFGMKAPGAGMLEFELEPRADGGTRLNLTAYWHPAGVWGLLYWYSFEPAHKVIFSGTAREICQRAS
- a CDS encoding lytic murein transglycosylase, yielding MKVWNPRQLLPLAALLMLFSPLLPAQEQDPIPELTPEPALKPKLEQAPCGGSFADWRQGVAAEARAQGRSEQALARLAALSPDPKVLAHDRSQAVFTQDWLTFAGRMVNGYRLRLGREHLRDWASTFAEAQQRYGVPGPVITAFWGLETDYGQVLGDFDTLRALATLAHDCRRAAFFRQQLLAALELLDHGDLAANEFKGAWAGEIGQIQLLPSDYLRLGTDGNGDGRIDLRATKADVILTAARLLQDLGWRAGEPWLEEVQIPEQLPWAEVGLYNRLPRSRWVELGVRTASGSQLLADGYASPELPAALLLPMGRHGPAFLAYPNMDVFLEWNQSLVYATTAAYFATRLDGASKVNPRAPDPGLSGEQMKQLQQTLKDLGYDVGKIDGILGAKTRAAVRAEQLRRNIPADAWPTPALLQVL
- a CDS encoding methyltransferase family protein gives rise to the protein MSQESNPPSFVDRLRQSLKGHRGEYLVAIQFALILIFAIMPAWHPGVDSALLATLRPWLLPLVIPAAVVAILFAGFGSLHIREYLTPLPYPVDHNQLVQTGVYSIVRHPLYSSQLFAAFAWTLYNLSLSHLLVLIAGFVFFDHKARKEEAWLTERHSDYPGYAQRVRKFVPWIY
- a CDS encoding CIA30 family protein; protein product: MADERGPSAGLSGDAPEAGLERPAQGWLIDDFRDAGRSQLGTSWRVVSDQVMGGVSSARMHRIQSGDRDALCLEGEVSLENNGGFAQINLDLAADGPLDASDYSGIWLVQRGNGADYSLHLKTSATRLPWQSYRAGFTSTSDWTLVRLPFADFAPYRIDRPLDLARLKRLGLVAIGREMTAELCVAELGFYTETL